CTAATACTGCTTGGTCGTATTCTACGGTTCATCCTTAAGCTTCTGTTGCGTCTGACGAAACCAATTTGGGTATTACCTGTAAGGTGGATCTCTCCACGGCTAACGCGGCTTACACATAGCGCCTGGATTGTGAAGATTACTGAATGGATTACCAAATGGCGGAAACGCTGACCTTGAATTAGGGGGTACGTTGCATGAACAGATTCACTGCGGAAGAGAAAAGTAATCATAGCAAAAATTCGGCCGCAGGCGCGAAGAGAAGAAGATTTATGTGGATTGTCTTTGTGGCAGTATTTTTCGGCTGGGCGGGTTATACTTACTTCGATCAAAGCGCGGTTATTGCGGACAAGGGCGAGGAACTTGCCAAGAAGCAGGAGACCAGTGAGGTTGTCATTGCATCTTTAACTCAATTAAAATATGAATTATCCAGACTTAATGATGACGAGTATATTGGCCAATTAGCACGTAAATGGTACAATATCTATCCTCAAGGGGAAACACCTATTCGAACAGAGCAATCGGAGCAATAATAGAGGCTAAAAGAGGCTTTTACTCTGTTGCCTTGCTTTGCTCTTTACTGTATAATCAAATCACCGCAGACAGGATGACCTTAATATTCGTCTGTATATTTTTAAGGGAGGATCATTTTATTCTATGGCAATTGAAGTGGGCACCAAGTTAGAAGGCAAAGTGACAGGCATCACGCATTTCGGAGCATTTGTGGATCTGTCAGGAGGTGTCACAGGTCTCGTTCACATCTCGGAAATCGCCGATAATTATGTCAAGGATGTTAACGATCATCTGAAGATTAGTGATGTAGTAACAGTCAAGGTGATCAACGTCGATAAGGACGGCAAGATCGGACTTTCCATTAAGCAGGCTGTTGACAAGCCGGCATCGGAAGTACGTCCGCCTAGAGCTCCAAGACCAGAACGTCCTAGCGGCGGCGGCGGCGGAGACCGTTTCGGCGGTGGAGGCGGCAGTGGTGGAGGCGGCGGTGGATTCAATCGTGAACGGGGTGGGCGTCCATTTAAGCCTGCAGCCGGTAAACCTTCATTCGAGGATAAAATGTCGCGATTCCTGAAAGACAGCGAAGAACGGATATCTTCGATTAAGAAGAACACAGAAGGAAAGCGCGGAGGCCGTGGAGCCAAACGCGTATAATCCAATACCTGTACATCATAAATAACCGCAAGGGCATTTCGCCCTTGCGGTTTTTTTGTCATGTCATATAAAATTGCCGACAGCATCCATGTCATTCTCACATAACTCTAGGGCAATCGCTGACGAATGACCGCCGCATCAGCGCGTGAAACTGCGTTGTAAACAATCTTGAAACCGATCAACCTACCGTCCCGCAAGGGATAGAACCGCTTTTTTAGAGATCATGGATGAAGGCTTTTTTGTCGGAAATTTCTTGTGTGTGTCCCTCCATTTCTGACAAACTTTCTCAATTGCCCGGCTATATAATGAGTACCATAAATTCTTAAACGGGTGGTGTAGAGGAATGAATAAAAGCAACGTGGTAAATTTGCCAGAGTGGACAA
The window above is part of the Paenibacillus sp. FSL K6-0276 genome. Proteins encoded here:
- a CDS encoding septum formation initiator family protein, whose amino-acid sequence is MNRFTAEEKSNHSKNSAAGAKRRRFMWIVFVAVFFGWAGYTYFDQSAVIADKGEELAKKQETSEVVIASLTQLKYELSRLNDDEYIGQLARKWYNIYPQGETPIRTEQSEQ
- a CDS encoding S1 domain-containing RNA-binding protein; protein product: MAIEVGTKLEGKVTGITHFGAFVDLSGGVTGLVHISEIADNYVKDVNDHLKISDVVTVKVINVDKDGKIGLSIKQAVDKPASEVRPPRAPRPERPSGGGGGDRFGGGGGSGGGGGGFNRERGGRPFKPAAGKPSFEDKMSRFLKDSEERISSIKKNTEGKRGGRGAKRV